A stretch of the Ictidomys tridecemlineatus isolate mIctTri1 chromosome 5, mIctTri1.hap1, whole genome shotgun sequence genome encodes the following:
- the Ywhab gene encoding 14-3-3 protein beta/alpha, whose protein sequence is MTMDKSELVQKAKLAEQAERYDDMAAAMKAVTEQGHELSNEERNLLSVAYKNVVGARRSSWRVISSIEQKTERNEKKQQMGKEYREKIEAELQDICNDVLELLDKYLIPNATQPESKVFYLKMKGDYFRYLSEVASGDNKQTTVSNSQQAYQEAFEISKKEMQPTHPIRLGLALNFSVFYYEILNSPEKACSLAKTAFDEAIAELDTLNEESYKDSTLIMQLLRDNLTLWTSENQGDEGDAGEGEN, encoded by the exons ATGACCATGGACAAAAGTGAGCTGGTACAGAAAGCTAAACTTGCTGAGCAGGCCGAGCGCTATGATGACATGGCTGCAGCCATGAAGGCAGTCACTGAACAGGGGCACGAACTCTCCAATGAAGAgagaaatctgctctctgtcgcCTACAAGAATGTGGTAGGTGCTCGCCGTTCTTCCTGGCGCGTCATCTCCAGCATTGAACAGAAAACAGAGAGGAATGAGAAGAAGCAGCAGATGGGCAAAGAGTACCGTGAGAAGATAGAGGCAGAGCTGCAGGATATCTGCAATGATGTTCTG GAGCTGTTGGACAAATATCTAATTCCCAATGCTACCCAACCAGAAAGTAAGGTGTTCTACTTGAAAATGAAAGGAGATTATTTTAGGTATCTTTCTGAGGTGGCATCTGGAGATAATAAACAAA CCACCGTGTCGAACTCCCAACAGGCTTACCAGGAAGCATTTGAAATTAGTAAGAAAGAAATGCAGCCTACACACCCAATTCGACTTGGCCTGGCTCTAAATTTCTCAGTCTTTTACTATGAGATTCTAAACTCTCCTGAAAAGGCCTGCAGCCTGGCAAAAACG GCATTTGATGAAGCGATTGCTGAGTTGGATACACTGAATGAAGAGTCTTACAAAGACAGCACTCTGATCATGCAGTTACTTAGGGACAATCTCACT ctgTGGACATCCGAAAACCAGGGAGATGAAGGAGATGCTGGGGAGGGAGAGAACTAA